Proteins found in one Anopheles aquasalis chromosome 3, idAnoAquaMG_Q_19, whole genome shotgun sequence genomic segment:
- the LOC126574142 gene encoding uncharacterized protein LOC126574142 has product MAALFAAARPVAVRSVSNSVRLVGCHRNSSNISAIDSFISDLVDNKKLKWKVLNSRHRNGQAKAVEELPKETTVDRDGPAPAQRTSFNLSGLFTELTQNPLVVNISSMDVPQVDHLIETALAEQNEGDVKLLLEQIVQYRKIPSMKVVDKVLRHVADLAETDKLADLIELFASRSIGKDATPVQKFDHYKALCLWKAGNTLKSLESFREIAKGSPRPEDLFLVDQILRELIDETIGKKSEAVLLAVMGLCEYCLTELRHEFPICYVWEKSFHSTWHSDQEAARTLFDRHVALRVAISKRVSNLCYKLLYDNNVEKVYQLMEHFLKHNMKPECTHILIRLFDYQYWRKNLRGCSEIMQNAVDLDISLPELYNRRLLELLLGRASLDPSVTGASKKPIVPKTRKYELKF; this is encoded by the exons ATGGCAGCCCTTTTTGCTGCCGCCCGACCCGTGGCGGTCCGAAGTGTTTCCAACAGCGTGCGGCTTGTGGGATGCCACCGGAACAGCAGTAACATTAGCGCGATCGATTCCTTTATCAGTGACCTGGTGGATAACAAGAAGCTGAAATGGAAAGTACTCAACAGTCGACATCGGAATGGTCAGGCGAAAGCCGTGGAAGAGCTACCAAAGGAAACCACAGTGGACCGAGATGGACCTGCTCCAGCCCAACGGACTTCATTTAACTTGAGCGGACTCTTCACCGAGCTCACCCAAAACCCATTGGTGGTCAATATTAGCTCGATGGATGTTCCGCAGGTGGACCATCTCATTGAGACGGCTTTGGCGGAACAGAATGAGGGAGACGTGAAGCTTCTGCTGGAACAAATTGTCCAGTACCGGAAGATTCCTTCAATGAAGGTTGTGGACAAAGTGTTACGGCATGTAGCCGACTTGGCTGAAACGGACAAGCTGGCAGACTTAATCGAACTCTTTGCTAGCCGTTCCATTGGCAAGGATGCCACACCGGTGCAGAAATTCGACCACTACAAAGCATTGTGCCTGTGGAAGGCAGGCAATACACTGAAATCCTTGGAATCGTTTCGGGAAATCGCAAAAGGCAGCCCGAGGCCTGAGGATCTATTCCTGGTTGATCAAATCTTGCGCGAACTGATCGATGAAACGATCGGCAAGAAAAGTGAAGCCGTTTTGCTAGCTGTGATGGGGCTCTGTGAGTACTGCCTAACGGAACTGCGTCACGAATTTCCCATCTGCTACGTGTGGGAGAAAAGCTTTCACAGTACCTGGCACAGCGATCAAGAGGCAGCGCGGACTTTGTTCGATCGACATGTTGCTCTCAGGGTGGCCATCAGTAAAAG AGTGAGCAACCTTTGTTATAAGCTGTTATATGATAACAACGTGGAAAAAGTCTACCAACTGATGGAACACTTTCTGAAGCACAACATGAAGCCGGAATGTACCCATATACTTATTCGTTTGTTCGATTATCAGT ATTGGAGGAAAAACCTGAGAGGATGTTCGGAAATCATGCAGAATGCCGTCGATCTTGACATCTCTCTGCCGGAGCTGTACAATCGTCGATTACTGGAGCTACTGCTGGGCCGCGCTTCGTTAGATCCATCCGTTACCGGGGCATCGAAAAAGCCGATTGTAccgaaaacaagaaaatacGAACTCAAGTTCTAG